The following DNA comes from Verrucomicrobiia bacterium.
CAGCTACAGCATCCCGTCCCCAACAACGGGTGATGCTGGTCAATACGTGGCAGTGGTCACTTCGGCCAATGGTTCCGTGGCTTCCACCACGGTCGCCCTGACCGTCACGGACATCGCCATGTATGCCGGTGTGGCCATCGCCGGTCCGATCGGTGCCCAGTATGACGTTCAGTACACGGAGAGTTTGGAAGGCACTCCGGTCTGGACCACGCTGGAGCGCGTGACGCTGAGCACCAGCCCGATGATCTACATCGATCAGACTTCGCCGGGCGAGAACAAGCGTTTCTACCGCGCACTGGAAGTGGCTCCGTAACAAGCAGGATTCAAGACCCTGACCGGGTGACCGGTCAGGGTAGTTTTTCAGGCGGGGCTTGGGAAAACCCAAGTCCCGCTCTTTCGCTGGATGGACTGTTAAGTTTAACTATATTTTAGCCATGAAACGGTTTGCCTGCCGTCGTCAGTTTCTCCTGTTGCTTTCTGCTGCCGCCGTCGGATCGGTTTTGCGGCCGCTGCTGGCCAATGGCACGGTGACTGTGGTGCAACGATTTTTGCGGGATTACTCGGATATTCTCCATGCTGCGTATACGGATGCGTGGGCGGGGGCGCGGAGGATGGAGAAGGAGATCGCCACGTTTGTGGAAAAGCCTTCGGAAGCCGGGCTGGCTGCCGCCCGCAGGGCATGGGTGTCCGCCCGGGTGCCATATCTCCAGACAGAGGTGGCACGTTTTTATGATGGGCCGATCGAAGAGGTGGAAGGATTTATCAATGCCTGGCCGATCGATGAGAATTACATCGATTATACGGTCGAAGATGCCAATGCCGGCATTATCAACAATCCCAAGAATTTCCCCGAACTGACTTTGGAGACATTGGCCGGTTTTAATGAGAAGGAAGGTGAGAAGAACATCAGTACTGGGTGGCATGCGATCGAGTTTTTGCTGTGGGGACAGGATTTGAGCGATGACGGACCGGGCGGTCGTTCGTATCTGGATTACGTGCCTGCTGCATTGGGGGAGCGCAGACATGCGGTGCGGCGCGGCGAGTATCTCCGTCTGGCCACATCGCTTTTGATCCAGCATTTGAAGCAGGTGGCAGATGAATGGGCACCAGGGAAGGAATCCAATTACCGGGGACATTTTCTGGCGGGCACGCCGCATGAATCGCTTGA
Coding sequences within:
- a CDS encoding imelysin family protein; protein product: MKRFACRRQFLLLLSAAAVGSVLRPLLANGTVTVVQRFLRDYSDILHAAYTDAWAGARRMEKEIATFVEKPSEAGLAAARRAWVSARVPYLQTEVARFYDGPIEEVEGFINAWPIDENYIDYTVEDANAGIINNPKNFPELTLETLAGFNEKEGEKNISTGWHAIEFLLWGQDLSDDGPGGRSYLDYVPAALGERRHAVRRGEYLRLATSLLIQHLKQVADEWAPGKESNYRGHFLAGTPHESLEKVIRGMGAFSGAELGGERTMVAYTTKEQEDEHSCFSDTTHQDMHYDQVGIMNVCTGIYRRPDKTEIRGTGLLDVIRERSPMLADRFAKELGESLAAVRAVPVPFDRAMKGRDTAPGRVALKRAIDALQAQTRTLASAAKELGIQLNL